From Gimesia panareensis, the proteins below share one genomic window:
- a CDS encoding tetratricopeptide repeat protein, whose protein sequence is MMSRFSIMPVLCRLFLFLPALLIFLSPELLVAEMPGKKGEKSTQKQASPKVFTLEEGIADDVVLPFVPAKPRSPMEQQKIDSAAWYMTGRMREARNDFVGAYEAYKKAMEDNPNSLEIYRVLIRLASGLDKTEEAIEYAQKAVELDPGDYELMRKLGLHMAGQGRFEEAVNFLEKASQSPSIDKKSGVYVIIKHDQANLYERLGKKEEAAKCWEVVFQALTKPDDFTFEFNTREQLEAKQGKLFERIGQSFLETDRLKLAVEAFNKAAESQKGRPGILKYHLAQVYFRSKQYQQALDSLQSYFDEQLQSKGRKAYEFLAEILAALNESDELIPRLEKLAAKDKYNRTLHYYLAEQYGEAGRFADAEKTYLESIGESSDVDGLAGLLSLYEKNKKYDKLITTLSQIVQSGDGIRRIQSDLQKMSKDKELVSALVAEAEKQKEKDPPGVDVFSGFLIAKLAAEAGDNKAAGEFYQFAIDAAGKHSKPQIRGNWTLLILQEYSQLLREEDKYGELSELLQKAVENPLLAPQRINLMSFLADARERNGETAAALKVNEEARQAAPRYPMLDYQHAWIYYHARDWDNAIEQMQSFIKKYPQQKERIYQIKMMLSNTYVQKGDILKGEKVLEEMLAEDPSNPSINNDLGYLYADQGKNLEKAEKMIRIALKSEPDNMAYLDSMGWVLFKLKKYEEALTYLEKASKLPGGGDSTILDHLADCYHELNKNEQARELWKKALDAARKASPPDSKLIDQLQQKLSQ, encoded by the coding sequence ATGATGAGTCGGTTTTCCATAATGCCGGTATTGTGCCGGCTGTTCCTGTTCTTACCCGCCTTGTTGATTTTCCTCAGTCCTGAGTTGCTCGTGGCTGAGATGCCCGGGAAGAAAGGGGAGAAGTCGACTCAGAAACAGGCGTCTCCTAAAGTCTTTACCCTGGAAGAGGGGATCGCAGATGATGTCGTTCTGCCTTTCGTGCCTGCCAAACCCCGCTCGCCGATGGAGCAGCAAAAAATTGATTCTGCCGCCTGGTACATGACCGGACGAATGCGCGAAGCCCGCAACGATTTTGTCGGTGCTTATGAAGCGTATAAGAAGGCGATGGAGGACAATCCCAATTCCCTCGAAATTTACCGGGTGCTGATTCGTCTGGCTTCGGGGCTGGATAAAACTGAGGAAGCCATCGAATATGCCCAGAAAGCGGTTGAGCTCGATCCTGGGGATTATGAACTGATGCGGAAACTGGGGCTGCATATGGCAGGCCAGGGACGCTTTGAAGAAGCGGTCAACTTTCTGGAAAAAGCTTCACAGTCGCCCTCGATCGATAAAAAGTCGGGCGTGTATGTGATCATCAAACACGATCAGGCCAATCTGTATGAACGCCTGGGAAAAAAGGAAGAAGCTGCAAAGTGCTGGGAAGTCGTTTTCCAGGCACTGACCAAACCGGATGATTTTACTTTTGAATTCAACACGCGCGAGCAACTGGAGGCCAAGCAGGGAAAGCTGTTTGAGCGAATCGGGCAGTCGTTCCTGGAGACGGATCGACTCAAGCTGGCGGTGGAAGCCTTCAACAAGGCGGCGGAGTCGCAGAAAGGCCGCCCCGGAATTCTCAAGTATCATCTGGCACAGGTCTATTTCCGCTCCAAACAGTACCAGCAGGCATTGGACTCTCTGCAGTCTTACTTTGATGAACAGTTACAGTCGAAGGGGCGGAAGGCGTACGAATTTCTGGCGGAAATCCTGGCTGCTTTAAACGAGTCTGACGAACTGATTCCCCGTCTTGAAAAACTGGCTGCTAAAGACAAGTACAACCGGACCCTGCATTACTACCTGGCCGAACAGTACGGAGAAGCCGGTCGTTTTGCTGATGCTGAAAAGACCTACCTGGAATCGATCGGTGAATCCTCGGATGTAGACGGGCTGGCAGGTCTGCTGTCATTGTACGAGAAAAACAAAAAGTATGACAAACTGATTACCACACTCTCGCAGATTGTGCAGTCCGGAGACGGGATCCGCAGAATTCAGTCTGACCTGCAAAAGATGTCCAAGGACAAAGAGCTGGTAAGTGCTCTGGTAGCGGAAGCAGAAAAACAGAAAGAGAAGGATCCCCCGGGTGTCGACGTCTTCTCCGGATTTCTGATTGCCAAACTGGCTGCTGAGGCGGGTGATAACAAGGCAGCTGGAGAATTTTACCAGTTTGCCATCGATGCAGCCGGAAAACACTCCAAGCCCCAGATCCGGGGTAACTGGACGCTGCTGATCCTGCAGGAATACAGCCAGTTGTTGAGAGAAGAAGACAAATATGGCGAGTTGTCTGAACTGCTGCAGAAAGCGGTGGAGAACCCGTTGCTGGCACCACAGCGGATCAATCTGATGTCATTTCTGGCAGATGCCCGTGAGCGTAATGGAGAAACGGCCGCGGCTCTGAAAGTCAATGAAGAAGCGCGACAGGCCGCTCCCAGATATCCCATGCTGGACTATCAGCATGCCTGGATTTATTACCATGCCCGTGACTGGGATAACGCCATCGAGCAGATGCAGAGCTTTATCAAAAAATATCCGCAACAGAAAGAACGCATCTATCAGATCAAGATGATGCTTTCGAATACCTATGTGCAGAAGGGGGATATCCTCAAGGGAGAAAAGGTGCTGGAAGAGATGCTGGCAGAGGATCCGAGCAATCCTTCCATCAATAACGACCTGGGATATCTCTATGCTGACCAGGGGAAAAACCTGGAAAAAGCAGAAAAGATGATTCGGATTGCGTTGAAATCCGAACCCGACAACATGGCTTACCTCGACAGTATGGGCTGGGTTCTGTTCAAACTGAAGAAATATGAGGAAGCCCTGACTTATCTGGAAAAAGCCAGCAAACTGCCCGGTGGCGGAGACAGTACAATTCTGGACCATCTCGCGGATTGTTACCACGAATTGAATAAGAACGAGCAGGCGCGGGAACTCTGGAAAAAGGCGCTGGATGCAGCCCGAAAGGCCTCCCCTCCGGACTCTAAGCTGATTGATCAGCTTCAGCAAAAACTGAGTCAGTAA
- a CDS encoding YebC/PmpR family DNA-binding transcriptional regulator, whose product MAGHSHWANIAAKKGVVDKKRGKLFGKLSRAIIVAAQHGGGDPVMNLALRYAIDKARKASMPKDNIDRAVKKGCGELSGENFEELVYEGYGSAGVAVLCDILTENRNRTAGEVRKIFEVHGGNLGSTGCVAWMFERKGLFLVPCENVEEDELFEIALEAGADDVAANGDVYEVTCSVEAFQQVADVFEQKQIPTNLAEISRIPETTVDLDVEDGKKVLKLMEALEDHEDVQSVTANFNIPDEIMAEVMAE is encoded by the coding sequence ATGGCAGGTCATTCACATTGGGCTAATATCGCCGCCAAGAAAGGGGTGGTTGATAAGAAGCGCGGGAAACTTTTTGGGAAATTGAGTCGCGCGATTATTGTCGCTGCCCAGCACGGGGGCGGTGATCCGGTAATGAATCTGGCGCTGCGCTATGCAATTGATAAAGCCCGCAAAGCCAGTATGCCCAAAGATAACATTGACCGTGCAGTCAAAAAGGGATGCGGTGAGCTCTCAGGGGAGAATTTCGAAGAGCTGGTTTATGAAGGTTACGGTTCAGCCGGCGTAGCTGTCTTATGCGACATTCTGACTGAAAATCGAAACCGGACAGCTGGTGAAGTTCGGAAAATCTTTGAAGTACACGGCGGTAACCTGGGGAGCACCGGCTGTGTCGCCTGGATGTTTGAGCGGAAAGGGCTGTTCCTGGTTCCCTGCGAAAACGTGGAAGAGGATGAGCTGTTTGAAATCGCCCTGGAGGCAGGCGCAGATGATGTCGCAGCGAACGGCGATGTCTATGAAGTGACCTGCAGTGTGGAGGCCTTCCAGCAGGTGGCTGATGTATTTGAGCAGAAGCAGATTCCCACCAATCTGGCTGAAATTTCACGGATTCCTGAGACAACTGTAGACTTGGACGTGGAAGATGGTAAAAAAGTGCTCAAGCTGATGGAAGCACTTGAAGACCATGAAGATGTGCAGAGTGTGACAGCGAATTTTAATATCCCTGATGAAATCATGGCTGAGGTCATGGCAGAATAG